The following are encoded together in the Lactuca sativa cultivar Salinas chromosome 1, Lsat_Salinas_v11, whole genome shotgun sequence genome:
- the LOC111905483 gene encoding probable ribose-5-phosphate isomerase 4, chloroplastic, producing the protein MAIIHSFQSYLNLRSHTHGHSTHHRLTTISRCKPKLNSISRIACSSSSSSSSHSNALLFEAAKHTVDTYVESGMVVGLGSGAASSLAIHYLGQKLSVGQLKDVVGIPTSVGSASDAAKAGVPLHQYQHSLQIDFTFNDADIMEEVSLNAVIGRQRLEGDESIIEEKKILDVTKNLVLMVTEKQYKSGVEGSIPVLVNSVGWMETAEEIDDLFVGDAEVWRRACIGRGHAGPTGGDFPVVTREGHNVLDVIFTSPIPNLAEIAKLLDNIDGVAGHGIITKTPCRAVIAAQSGLCIIDNATTTVNNY; encoded by the exons ATGGCGATCATTCATTCCTTTCAGTCCTATCTGAACTTGCGAAGCCACACTCATGGCCATTCCACACATCACCGATTAACGACTATAAGTAGATGCAAACCCAAACTCAATTCCATATCTCGAATTGCTTGCTCAAGCTCAAGCTCAAGTTCCAGTCACAGCAATGCATTACTCTTTGAAGCAGCTAAACACACG GTGGATACATATGTGGAAAGTGGCATGGTGGTTGGATTAGGATCTGGTGCAGCCTCATCTTTGGCAATACATTATTTGGGTCAGAAACTTAGTGTTGGTCAATTAAAAGATGTTGTTGGAATACCCAC ATCTGTTGGAAGTGCAAGTGATGCAGCAAAAGCAGGAGTACCCTTGCATCAGTACCAACATAGTTTACAA ATTGATTTTACATTCAATGATGCTGACATCATGGAAGAAGTAAGCCTAAATGCAGTTATTGGGCGCCAGAGACTTGAGGGGGATGAGTCTATAATTGAAGAGAAG AAAATATTAGATGTGACAAAGAATCTTGTTCTAATGGTGACTGAAAAACAGTACAAAAGTGGTGTTGAGGGTTCGATCCCTGTTTTAGTCAACTCT GTGGGGTGGATGGAGACTGCAGAAgagattgatgatctttttgtaGGAGATGCTGAG gtaTGGAGAAGAGCATGTATAGGGAGAGGGCATGCGGGCCCCACGGGGGGTGACTTTCCAGTAGTGACAAGAGAAGGACATAATGTTCTTGATGTCATATTTACATCCCCTATACCCAACCTTG CTGAAATAGCAAAACTCCTTGACAACATAGATGGGGTTGCAGGCCATGGGATCATTACCAAAACCCC TTGTAGAGCAGTGATCGCTGCACAATCAGGGCTTTGCATCATTGATAATGCTACTACTACTGTAAATAACTACTAA